One Halolamina litorea genomic window carries:
- a CDS encoding metallophosphoesterase family protein has translation MRLGVISDVHGNLPALEAVLTDMPPVDTVVCAGDVVGYNPWPADCVAALRDRGVPTVQGNHDRAVASGDAAGFNGMARAGVEYAREQLGSGAVGWLGALPAERHVVDDRVKLVHGHPDDPNRYTYPRDFAPGLLDGEDLLVMGHTHVQHHAVFEEGIVLNPGSVGQPRDGDPDAAYAVVDLDDRSVEERRVPYDIDAVVDAVEAAGLPSRIGERLREGR, from the coding sequence GTGCGACTCGGGGTCATCTCTGACGTTCACGGCAACCTGCCGGCGCTGGAGGCGGTGCTCACGGACATGCCGCCGGTCGACACCGTCGTCTGTGCCGGCGACGTGGTCGGGTACAACCCCTGGCCAGCCGACTGTGTGGCCGCGCTCCGCGACCGCGGGGTCCCGACGGTACAGGGGAACCACGACCGGGCGGTGGCCAGCGGCGACGCTGCCGGCTTCAACGGGATGGCGCGGGCCGGCGTCGAGTACGCTCGGGAACAACTCGGCTCCGGCGCGGTCGGCTGGCTCGGCGCGCTCCCCGCCGAGCGCCACGTCGTCGACGACCGGGTGAAACTGGTCCACGGCCACCCCGACGACCCGAACCGCTACACCTACCCCCGGGATTTTGCGCCGGGCCTGCTCGACGGCGAAGACCTCCTCGTCATGGGTCACACGCACGTCCAACACCACGCCGTCTTCGAGGAGGGGATCGTCCTGAACCCCGGAAGCGTCGGTCAGCCCCGGGACGGTGACCCCGACGCGGCCTACGCCGTCGTCGATCTGGACGACCGAAGCGTGGAAGAACGCCGTGTGCCCTACGACATCGACGCCGTCGTCGACGCCGTCGAGGCTGCGGGACTCCCCTCCCGAATCGGCGAACGGCTGCGAGAAGGTCGCTGA
- a CDS encoding RPA12/RPB9/RPC11 RNA polymerase family protein has translation MNFCDACGSMMRTAGDTWVCRSCENEEPRDSRAEAAMTTRDEQQNDGEPPVVDGTKDATDTMQKPCPADGCDSDRASYETRPKPGGSYEVRVFTCVECDHTWRES, from the coding sequence ATGAACTTCTGCGACGCGTGTGGCTCGATGATGCGCACGGCGGGTGACACGTGGGTGTGTCGCTCCTGTGAGAACGAGGAGCCGCGGGACTCGCGAGCGGAAGCGGCGATGACGACACGGGACGAACAGCAGAACGACGGGGAACCGCCGGTCGTCGACGGCACCAAAGACGCCACCGACACGATGCAGAAACCCTGTCCGGCGGACGGCTGCGACAGCGACCGGGCCTCCTACGAGACCCGGCCGAAGCCGGGCGGCTCCTACGAGGTCCGGGTGTTCACCTGTGTCGAGTGCGACCACACGTGGCGCGAGTCCTGA
- a CDS encoding aspartate kinase — MRVVAKFGGTSLGSGERIERAADSVADAVAAGHEIAVVASAMGSQTDDLLEEISFDASDPDRAEIVSMGERTSVRMLKAALSARGVDATFVEPGSDGWPVVTNERGEVDAEETKRRVDALAETLEDTVPVITGFLAEGPDGDVTTLGRGGSDTTAMMLGNYLDADEVVIVTDVEGVMTGDPRVVEGARNVGSITVDELRSLSFRGAEVVAPSALVYKDEDLAVRVVHYQHGDLLAGGTEIEGSFEHLIDMEEARLSCLTVAGRAIRNRPGILAEVSETLARAGINVDAVASGMDSLTYYVEKEVAEEAEATLHEAVVADDSLSSVTVEDDIAVVRVTGGELPNRPGVIRSIVDPLAEAGINVHDLITSATSVAIFVAWEDRDETLQIIHDQF; from the coding sequence ATGCGCGTAGTCGCGAAGTTCGGCGGGACCTCGCTCGGTTCGGGCGAGCGGATCGAGCGAGCGGCCGACTCGGTCGCCGACGCAGTCGCCGCCGGTCACGAGATCGCCGTCGTCGCCAGCGCGATGGGCTCACAGACCGACGACCTGCTCGAGGAGATCTCCTTCGACGCGAGCGACCCCGACCGCGCCGAGATCGTCTCGATGGGCGAACGAACCTCGGTGCGGATGCTGAAGGCCGCACTCTCCGCTCGTGGGGTCGACGCGACCTTCGTCGAACCCGGCAGCGACGGCTGGCCGGTCGTCACCAACGAGCGCGGCGAGGTCGACGCCGAGGAGACCAAACGCCGCGTCGACGCGCTGGCCGAGACGCTCGAAGACACCGTCCCCGTCATCACGGGGTTCCTCGCGGAGGGGCCCGACGGCGACGTGACGACGCTCGGTCGCGGGGGGTCCGACACCACCGCGATGATGCTCGGGAACTACCTCGACGCCGACGAGGTCGTCATCGTCACCGACGTGGAGGGCGTGATGACCGGCGACCCCCGCGTCGTCGAGGGGGCACGCAACGTTGGCTCGATCACCGTCGACGAACTCCGGAGCCTCTCGTTCCGGGGCGCCGAGGTGGTGGCGCCATCGGCGCTCGTCTACAAGGACGAGGACCTCGCGGTCCGGGTCGTCCACTACCAACACGGCGACCTGCTCGCTGGCGGCACGGAGATCGAGGGGAGCTTCGAGCACCTGATCGACATGGAGGAGGCACGGCTGTCCTGTCTCACCGTCGCCGGCCGGGCGATCCGGAACCGACCGGGAATCCTCGCGGAGGTCTCCGAGACGCTCGCCAGGGCGGGTATCAACGTCGACGCCGTCGCCAGCGGGATGGACTCGCTGACGTACTACGTCGAGAAGGAGGTCGCCGAGGAGGCCGAAGCGACACTGCACGAGGCCGTCGTCGCCGACGACTCGCTCTCCTCGGTCACCGTCGAGGACGACATCGCGGTCGTCCGGGTCACCGGCGGCGAACTGCCGAACCGACCGGGCGTGATCCGCTCGATTGTCGACCCGCTGGCGGAGGCGGGGATCAACGTCCACGACCTGATCACCTCCGCGACCTCCGTCGCCATCTTCGTGGCGTGGGAGGACCGGGACGAGACGCTCCAGATCATCCACGACCAGTTCTGA
- a CDS encoding translation initiation factor eIF-1A: protein MSDDSSGRKNLRMPDDDQLFGVVTEHLGGNHVRVRCQDGKERLGRIPGRMKYRTWINEDDVVIIEPWDWQDEKGNIEWRYDEQDAEQLRREGHID, encoded by the coding sequence ATGAGCGACGATTCATCAGGCCGCAAGAACCTGCGGATGCCTGACGACGACCAACTGTTCGGCGTCGTCACCGAGCACCTGGGCGGCAACCACGTCCGGGTCCGGTGTCAGGACGGCAAGGAGCGACTCGGGCGCATCCCCGGGCGGATGAAGTACCGCACCTGGATCAACGAGGACGACGTGGTCATCATCGAGCCGTGGGACTGGCAGGACGAGAAGGGCAACATCGAGTGGCGCTACGACGAGCAGGACGCTGAGCAGCTCCGGCGCGAAGGCCACATCGACTGA
- a CDS encoding PINc/VapC family ATPase: MNVVPDTSVVVDGRVSERVADGRYEGVTVYVPEAVVGELEAQANAGYDPGWRGLEELQRLAEHADAGDIQVEYVGRRPTAAETEGAGEGDIDALIRDIAAEHTATLLTSDGVQAEVARAKGLDVDYLEPVVDTESAQPESEGLAIEEFFTEDTMSLHLRSDTRPKAKRGDIGEMRYEAIADEPTSDEQMEEWATEIIETARASSEGFIELSEEGMDIVQYRNYRIAVARPPFADAVEITAVRPIAKTTIEDYAMADELKERFTERQRGVLISGSPGAGKSTFAQAVAEYLNDNDFAVKTMEKPRDLQVGPEITQYTELGGSMANTADSLLMVRPDYTVYDEVRKTSDFETFADMRLAGVGMIGVVHATRAIDALQRLVGRVELGMIPQVVDTVVYIEAGQIHTVFDVETEVKVPAGLTAEDLARPVILVSDTETGKPKYEIYTFNRQVVTVPLDDEGEDSGVDRIAKQEIEREIHSVARGHVEVELQGQNRAVVYVEEDDISYVIGKGGGRITEIEDRLGIDIDVRTHDENPAPAGGGEGSAATPQGEIVQPEITARHVVIRMDEHVGETVEVRAGGDYLFTATVGRGGDVQVSRGSAIAEELEDAIDRKQQITVVPA, translated from the coding sequence GTGAACGTCGTACCCGACACCAGCGTCGTCGTCGACGGCCGCGTCTCCGAACGCGTCGCCGACGGGCGCTACGAGGGTGTCACCGTCTACGTCCCCGAAGCCGTCGTTGGCGAACTCGAAGCACAGGCCAACGCCGGCTACGATCCCGGTTGGCGGGGCTTGGAAGAGCTCCAGCGGCTCGCCGAACACGCCGACGCCGGCGACATTCAGGTCGAGTACGTCGGCCGCCGCCCGACCGCCGCCGAGACCGAGGGCGCCGGCGAGGGCGACATCGACGCGCTGATCCGCGACATCGCCGCCGAACACACCGCCACGCTGCTGACCAGCGACGGCGTGCAGGCAGAGGTCGCCCGCGCGAAGGGGCTCGACGTCGACTACCTCGAACCCGTCGTCGACACGGAGTCCGCCCAGCCCGAGAGCGAGGGGCTGGCCATCGAGGAGTTCTTCACCGAAGACACGATGAGCCTGCACCTCCGCTCCGACACTCGCCCCAAGGCCAAGCGCGGCGACATCGGCGAGATGCGCTACGAGGCCATCGCCGACGAGCCGACGAGCGACGAGCAGATGGAGGAGTGGGCCACCGAGATCATCGAGACCGCCCGCGCCTCCTCGGAGGGGTTCATCGAACTCAGCGAGGAGGGGATGGACATCGTCCAGTACCGGAACTACCGGATCGCCGTCGCCCGGCCACCGTTCGCCGACGCCGTCGAGATCACGGCCGTCCGGCCCATCGCCAAGACCACCATCGAGGACTACGCGATGGCCGACGAGCTCAAGGAGCGCTTCACCGAGCGCCAGCGTGGCGTGCTCATCTCCGGGTCGCCCGGCGCCGGGAAGTCGACGTTCGCCCAGGCGGTCGCGGAGTACCTCAACGACAACGACTTCGCGGTCAAGACGATGGAGAAACCGCGGGACCTGCAGGTCGGGCCCGAGATCACCCAGTACACCGAACTCGGTGGCTCGATGGCCAACACCGCCGACTCGCTGCTGATGGTCCGTCCGGACTACACCGTCTACGACGAGGTCCGCAAGACCAGCGACTTCGAAACGTTCGCGGACATGCGACTGGCCGGCGTCGGGATGATCGGCGTCGTCCACGCGACCCGCGCCATCGACGCGCTCCAGCGCTTGGTCGGCCGCGTCGAACTCGGGATGATCCCGCAGGTCGTCGACACCGTCGTCTATATCGAGGCCGGCCAGATCCACACCGTCTTCGACGTGGAGACGGAGGTGAAAGTCCCCGCGGGCCTCACCGCCGAGGACCTCGCGCGGCCGGTGATCCTCGTCTCCGACACCGAGACGGGCAAGCCCAAGTACGAGATCTACACCTTCAACCGACAGGTCGTCACCGTCCCCCTCGACGACGAGGGCGAGGACAGCGGCGTCGACCGCATCGCCAAACAGGAGATCGAGCGGGAGATCCACTCGGTCGCCCGCGGTCACGTCGAGGTCGAACTCCAGGGCCAGAACCGTGCGGTGGTCTACGTCGAGGAGGACGACATCTCCTACGTGATCGGCAAGGGCGGCGGCCGGATCACCGAGATCGAGGACCGCCTCGGCATCGACATCGACGTGCGGACCCACGACGAGAACCCGGCGCCGGCCGGGGGCGGCGAGGGCTCGGCGGCCACGCCGCAGGGCGAGATCGTTCAGCCCGAGATCACCGCCCGCCACGTCGTCATCCGGATGGACGAACACGTCGGCGAGACCGTCGAGGTCCGCGCCGGCGGCGACTACCTCTTCACGGCCACCGTCGGCCGCGGCGGCGACGTGCAGGTGTCCCGGGGCTCGGCAATCGCCGAGGAACTCGAGGACGCCATCGACCGCAAACAGCAGATCACGGTCGTCCCCGCCTGA
- a CDS encoding bacterio-opsin activator domain-containing protein → MAQQPNDVRQWPDESDLVSERPTLEGSLTESAFEALPTQIALLDGEGDIIHTNRAWRAFGEENEIVGAPDTIGQNYPAVCRGADDEFARQAYEGLTAVLDGERPEFAFEYPCHGPNEKRWFTMRALPFEHGDERYVLVLHLNITDRKLSELRVDAQNDTLETLNDINDAVRDVIDSLLGEVNRGEVEAAVCERLADSRLYQTALTVTAGLTGESGRVRKAAGELDAERVDAGSLLEGGVADAIEDGEPRVFRHAAENEAVPERLRTLADEAAVEAYATVPLAYRGTTYGALVVTARRPDAFDERERTAFTLLGETVGYAIDAIQSKRVLQADALTQLRFDVSDDTEFLVRAADETGASLELEGLVPSAEGVIGYFHVEDADPAALVAAAGDDPTVTNARAVVDGDDDEPGLFECTITGDSALVALSGYGASVVSASVEGGEMELTAVVAPEADVRSIVEAVSAAVPENNLTAKRETEGTITSMTGFRDRLYDELTDRQREILEAAYFGGYFEQPRRSSGTELADSFGVSSPTFHQHLQAALRKLTALSFETAEN, encoded by the coding sequence ATGGCACAGCAGCCAAACGACGTGCGCCAGTGGCCCGACGAGTCCGACCTCGTCAGCGAGCGGCCGACGCTCGAAGGGTCCCTGACCGAGTCGGCGTTCGAGGCGCTGCCGACACAGATCGCGCTGCTCGACGGGGAGGGGGACATCATCCACACCAACCGCGCGTGGCGGGCCTTCGGCGAGGAGAACGAGATCGTCGGCGCGCCCGACACGATCGGACAGAACTACCCGGCGGTCTGTCGCGGCGCCGACGACGAGTTCGCCCGACAGGCCTACGAGGGGCTGACGGCCGTTCTCGACGGCGAGCGGCCCGAGTTCGCCTTCGAGTACCCCTGCCACGGGCCGAACGAGAAGCGGTGGTTCACGATGCGGGCGCTCCCGTTCGAACACGGCGACGAGCGCTACGTCCTCGTCCTCCACCTCAACATCACCGACCGGAAGCTCTCGGAGCTACGGGTCGATGCACAGAACGACACGCTGGAGACGCTCAACGACATCAACGACGCGGTCCGGGACGTGATCGACTCGCTGCTCGGCGAGGTGAACCGCGGCGAGGTCGAAGCCGCCGTCTGTGAGCGACTGGCGGACTCCCGGCTCTACCAGACCGCGCTCACGGTGACGGCGGGGCTGACCGGCGAGAGCGGCCGAGTCCGAAAGGCCGCCGGCGAACTCGACGCCGAGCGGGTCGACGCCGGCAGCCTCCTCGAAGGCGGCGTCGCCGACGCAATCGAGGACGGGGAGCCCCGGGTGTTCCGGCACGCCGCGGAGAACGAGGCGGTGCCTGAGCGCCTCCGGACGCTCGCCGACGAGGCGGCGGTCGAGGCCTACGCCACCGTTCCGCTCGCCTACCGGGGGACGACCTACGGCGCGCTGGTAGTCACCGCCCGGCGCCCCGACGCGTTCGACGAGCGCGAGCGGACCGCGTTCACGCTGCTCGGCGAGACCGTCGGCTACGCCATCGACGCCATCCAGAGCAAGCGGGTGCTGCAGGCCGACGCGCTGACACAGCTCCGGTTCGACGTGAGCGACGACACCGAATTCCTCGTACGAGCAGCGGACGAGACCGGCGCCAGCCTGGAACTCGAAGGGCTGGTCCCCTCGGCCGAGGGCGTCATCGGCTACTTCCACGTCGAGGACGCCGACCCAGCGGCGCTGGTCGCGGCCGCCGGCGACGATCCAACGGTCACCAACGCTCGGGCCGTCGTCGACGGTGACGACGACGAACCCGGGCTGTTCGAGTGTACGATCACCGGCGACTCGGCGCTGGTCGCGCTGTCGGGCTACGGCGCCAGCGTCGTCTCGGCGTCGGTCGAGGGCGGGGAGATGGAACTCACCGCCGTCGTCGCTCCAGAGGCGGACGTACGCAGCATCGTCGAGGCGGTGAGCGCGGCCGTCCCCGAGAACAACCTGACCGCGAAACGCGAGACCGAGGGGACGATCACCTCGATGACGGGCTTTCGTGACCGACTGTACGACGAACTCACCGACCGGCAACGCGAGATCCTCGAGGCCGCCTACTTCGGCGGCTACTTCGAGCAGCCACGACGGAGTTCGGGAACGGAGTTGGCTGACTCCTTCGGCGTCTCCTCGCCGACGTTCCACCAACACCTGCAGGCGGCGCTCCGGAAGCTGACGGCGCTGTCGTTCGAAACCGCGGAGAACTGA
- the uvrA gene encoding excinuclease ABC subunit UvrA encodes MSKESIVVRGAEENNLADLDVEIPREAFSVVTGLSGSGKSSLAFDTVYAEGQRRYIESLSAYARNFLGQMDKPQVESVEGLSPAISIDQKNAANNPRSTVGTVTELHDYLRLLYARVGTPHCPECGREVGTQSAQQMVRRLFELPAGTRAKIAAPVVRDQKGAFEDLFEELVSDGYARVEVDGETYDLTTDDPDLDENYDHTVDVIVDRIKVDEGDRSRITDSVETALEESDGVLKVILPSPPEDLPESFGGNVSRSTGDLAGGDADEDDRLVVEFSEELACTHCGIDFSEIETRSFSFNSPHGACPDCEGIGETKEVDEDLVVVDPDKPITDVFEAWSYNRSYYRTRLDSVAEHFGVDVTTPFSELTDSQQRQFLYGTDEQVVFKRQTKNGTRRKEKRFEGVIPNLERRHVETESESTRDHIEEYMAVTTCPACEGTRLKPQSRSVLVDGTAITEVSRLSIGDAREHFEGMESDLSERDLVIAEEILKEIRARLGFMEEVGLDYLTLDREASTLSGGESQRIRLATQVGSGLVGVLYVLDEPSIGLHQRDNDRLLNTLEGLRDLGNTLLVVEHDEETMRRADHVIDMGPGPGKRGGEIVAEGDFDDIVASEESVTGDYLAGREEVPVPAERRSSENALTIVGARQHNLKDVDVDLPIGQFTAITGVSGSGKSTLMHDVLYKGLARKMNDNTSVDPGEHDRIDGTEHIETVRLIDQSPIGRTPRSNPATYTGVFDHIREAFASTKLAQQRGYEKGRFSFNVKGGRCEECGGQGTVKIEMNFLSDVHVPCEECDGARYNDETLDVEFKGKTIADVLDMDVAEAYDFFEANSQLRRRLKLLKDVGLDYMKLGQPSTTLSGGEAQRVKLAEELGKKQTGDTLYLLDEPTTGLHKEDERKLIEVLQRLTDNGNTVVVVEHELDLVKNADNVLDLGPEGGEGGGHVVADGTPEEVARVEESYTGTYLRDYLPAVDIEGPRADRRKPAKEDGDAAGEEATPAANDD; translated from the coding sequence ATGAGCAAGGAGTCCATCGTGGTCCGCGGCGCCGAGGAGAACAACCTCGCGGACCTCGACGTGGAGATCCCGCGCGAAGCGTTCAGCGTCGTCACCGGCCTCTCGGGGTCGGGGAAGTCCTCGCTCGCGTTCGACACCGTCTACGCCGAGGGCCAGCGCCGCTACATCGAGAGCCTGTCGGCCTACGCCCGGAACTTCCTCGGGCAGATGGACAAGCCCCAGGTCGAGTCCGTCGAGGGGCTCTCGCCGGCAATCTCCATCGACCAGAAGAACGCGGCCAACAACCCCCGATCGACCGTCGGGACCGTCACCGAACTCCACGACTACCTCCGTCTGCTGTACGCCCGCGTCGGCACGCCTCACTGCCCGGAGTGTGGCCGCGAGGTCGGCACCCAGAGCGCCCAACAGATGGTTCGCCGGCTGTTCGAACTGCCGGCAGGCACACGCGCGAAGATCGCCGCTCCCGTCGTGCGCGACCAGAAGGGTGCCTTCGAGGACCTGTTCGAGGAGCTGGTCTCGGATGGCTACGCCCGCGTCGAAGTCGACGGCGAGACGTACGACCTCACCACCGACGACCCGGACCTCGACGAGAACTACGACCACACCGTCGACGTGATCGTCGACCGCATCAAGGTCGACGAGGGCGACCGCTCGCGCATCACCGACTCCGTCGAGACCGCACTGGAGGAGAGCGACGGCGTGCTGAAGGTGATCCTGCCCTCGCCGCCCGAGGACCTCCCCGAATCCTTCGGCGGTAACGTCTCCCGCAGCACCGGGGACCTCGCGGGCGGCGACGCCGATGAGGACGACCGCCTCGTCGTCGAGTTCTCCGAGGAACTGGCCTGCACCCACTGCGGGATCGACTTCTCGGAGATCGAGACCCGGTCGTTCTCGTTCAACTCACCCCACGGCGCCTGCCCCGACTGTGAGGGGATCGGCGAGACCAAGGAGGTCGACGAGGACCTCGTCGTCGTCGACCCGGACAAGCCGATCACGGACGTCTTCGAGGCCTGGAGCTACAACCGCTCGTACTACCGGACCCGCCTCGACAGCGTCGCCGAGCACTTCGGCGTCGACGTGACGACGCCGTTCTCGGAGCTCACGGACTCCCAGCAGCGACAGTTCCTCTACGGCACCGACGAGCAGGTCGTGTTCAAGCGCCAGACGAAGAACGGCACCCGGCGCAAGGAGAAGCGCTTCGAGGGCGTCATCCCGAACCTCGAACGCCGGCACGTCGAGACCGAGAGCGAGTCCACCCGGGACCACATCGAGGAGTACATGGCCGTCACCACCTGCCCGGCCTGTGAGGGGACCCGCCTCAAGCCCCAGTCGCGCTCCGTGCTCGTCGACGGCACCGCCATCACCGAGGTCAGCCGCCTGAGCATCGGCGACGCCCGCGAACACTTCGAGGGGATGGAGTCGGACCTCTCGGAACGGGACCTCGTGATCGCCGAGGAGATCCTCAAGGAGATCCGCGCCCGGCTGGGCTTCATGGAGGAGGTCGGCCTCGACTACCTCACCCTCGACCGCGAGGCGTCGACGCTTTCCGGCGGCGAGAGCCAGCGTATCCGGCTGGCCACGCAGGTCGGCTCGGGCCTCGTCGGCGTGCTCTACGTCCTCGACGAGCCCTCGATCGGCCTCCACCAGCGGGACAACGACCGCCTGCTGAACACCCTCGAAGGCCTGCGCGACCTGGGCAACACGCTGCTCGTCGTCGAACACGACGAGGAGACGATGCGCCGCGCCGACCACGTGATCGACATGGGCCCCGGCCCGGGCAAGCGCGGCGGCGAGATCGTCGCCGAGGGCGACTTCGACGACATCGTCGCCAGCGAGGAGTCGGTGACCGGCGACTACCTCGCCGGCCGCGAGGAGGTCCCCGTCCCCGCGGAGCGACGGAGCTCCGAGAACGCGCTCACCATCGTCGGTGCCCGCCAGCACAACCTCAAGGACGTGGACGTGGACCTGCCGATCGGGCAGTTCACCGCGATCACCGGCGTCTCCGGCTCCGGGAAGTCCACCCTGATGCACGACGTGCTCTACAAGGGGCTCGCCCGGAAGATGAACGACAACACGAGCGTCGACCCCGGCGAGCACGACCGGATCGACGGCACCGAGCACATCGAGACCGTCCGGCTCATCGACCAGTCGCCGATCGGCCGGACCCCGCGCTCGAACCCCGCGACGTACACCGGCGTCTTCGACCACATCCGCGAGGCGTTCGCGTCGACCAAACTCGCCCAACAGCGTGGCTACGAGAAGGGCCGCTTCTCGTTCAACGTCAAGGGCGGCCGCTGTGAGGAGTGTGGCGGCCAGGGGACCGTCAAGATCGAGATGAACTTCCTCTCTGACGTGCACGTCCCCTGCGAGGAGTGTGACGGCGCGCGCTACAACGACGAGACCCTCGACGTGGAGTTCAAGGGCAAGACCATCGCCGACGTGCTCGACATGGACGTGGCGGAGGCCTACGACTTCTTCGAGGCCAACAGCCAACTGCGCCGCCGCCTCAAACTGCTGAAGGACGTGGGGCTCGACTACATGAAGCTCGGCCAGCCCTCCACCACCCTCTCGGGCGGGGAGGCCCAGCGCGTCAAGCTAGCGGAGGAGCTCGGCAAGAAACAGACCGGCGACACGCTCTACCTGCTCGACGAGCCGACGACGGGCTTGCACAAGGAGGACGAGCGCAAGCTGATCGAGGTGCTCCAGCGCCTGACCGACAACGGCAACACCGTCGTCGTCGTCGAACACGAACTCGACCTCGTGAAGAACGCCGACAACGTCCTCGACCTCGGCCCCGAGGGCGGCGAGGGCGGCGGCCACGTCGTCGCCGACGGCACCCCCGAGGAGGTGGCCCGTGTCGAGGAGTCCTACACCGGGACCTACCTCCGGGACTACCTCCCGGCTGTCGATATCGAGGGGCCCCGAGCCGACCGGCGCAAGCCCGCGAAGGAGGACGGCGACGCGGCCGGCGAGGAAGCGACCCCCGCGGCGAACGACGACTGA
- a CDS encoding WD40/YVTN/BNR-like repeat-containing protein has product MSTIYAAYGETLLVVDGAGDAADAGGSPTLQEHRFDSRTQSVAVTDGTVLLGTFEDGLQRSTDGGDSWERATGIEHDAVTAIAAAPDDPATVYAGTEPSRFYRSTDGGATFERLDGLTDLPSSDDWAFPPRPHTHHVRWIEPDPADPDLLHVSIEAGAQVRARLTDDGVDWEDRVPGTRRDVHTMATHPATPGRVWVAAGDGYAETADGGDSWEHPQSGLNHTYCWSVAVDPAGGVEPSTPRVLLSAASGANDAHRRGESYLYRREGDAWERLDGRGVPTGEGVYRAVLARGADEGTFWAANNHGLYRTDDGGDTWERRVSLADRVDAPTCRGLVVVD; this is encoded by the coding sequence ATGTCCACCATCTACGCTGCCTACGGCGAGACCCTGCTCGTCGTCGACGGCGCCGGCGACGCTGCCGACGCCGGCGGCTCCCCGACTCTTCAGGAGCACCGGTTCGACTCCCGCACTCAATCGGTCGCCGTCACCGACGGGACGGTCCTGCTCGGCACGTTCGAGGACGGTCTCCAGCGATCGACCGACGGCGGCGACTCGTGGGAGCGCGCGACCGGCATCGAACACGACGCCGTCACCGCCATCGCGGCCGCACCGGACGACCCCGCGACCGTCTACGCCGGCACCGAGCCGAGCCGCTTCTACCGCAGCACCGACGGCGGCGCGACGTTCGAGCGACTCGACGGACTCACGGACCTCCCTTCCTCGGACGACTGGGCGTTCCCCCCGCGACCTCACACCCACCACGTCCGGTGGATCGAACCCGACCCCGCCGACCCGGACCTGCTCCACGTCTCCATCGAGGCCGGCGCCCAGGTGCGTGCCCGCCTCACCGACGACGGCGTGGACTGGGAGGACCGCGTCCCCGGCACGAGGCGCGACGTGCACACGATGGCGACCCACCCCGCCACGCCCGGCCGCGTGTGGGTCGCGGCCGGCGACGGCTACGCGGAGACGGCCGACGGCGGTGACTCGTGGGAGCATCCGCAGTCGGGGCTGAACCACACCTACTGCTGGAGCGTCGCCGTCGACCCCGCTGGGGGTGTGGAACCGTCGACGCCGCGGGTCCTGCTCTCGGCAGCCTCGGGGGCCAACGACGCGCACCGACGCGGGGAGTCCTACCTCTACCGGCGCGAGGGAGACGCGTGGGAGCGCCTCGATGGCCGCGGAGTTCCGACCGGCGAGGGAGTCTACCGCGCAGTACTGGCCCGTGGCGCCGACGAGGGGACGTTCTGGGCCGCGAACAACCACGGCCTCTACCGGACCGACGACGGCGGCGACACGTGGGAGCGACGCGTTTCGCTCGCCGACAGGGTCGACGCGCCGACCTGCCGTGGCCTCGTCGTCGTCGACTGA